The Rhodamnia argentea isolate NSW1041297 chromosome 10, ASM2092103v1, whole genome shotgun sequence sequence TCACATGTAGCATCTCTAATAGAAATTTGGCTCATTAGTGCATCTACCATACGGTTTCGAGGAGGtagaaaatttattaatttctaCAATGCCAGGATGGGACGATTTCCCCCAGTTGTAAGGACAGCAGTGCCCGTGGATGGGAGGTTTGAACACATAGTTCTATCTTGCAATGCGACTTCTGACCATTCCATCATatggatagagagagaagcccAGAGGGCTCTTGATGTAAGTTTCCATTCCTATCTTTACTGTGATTGTGAAGCCAAGATtacactttttcttctttactcaTCTTGGTCACCTACCTGTAGCACGAATGCATGTATTTGAGATGCTGCCTAATAGGTAATACCTTCTGGGCAATCATTAactttttaggagttacttttatgtgagaTTGTAATTGGTTAACCAAAATTGCTAGGACTCTGGACTGACTGTGATACAACTTTCAAGAAAGTAAAAGGTGAAGCATGAGTTTCTAGGCCTATGAAATATGGAAGAGATTCTGAGGTCAAGATAGAGATCCGGAAATTTGCATATATGGCAGTCTCACCTTTATACACTGGAAAACCTTGCTTTTTCATTGCTTTCCTCCCTTGTTTTCAGTCCTTTCTCAGTGAAGTTGGACTGACTAGCAACAAACTCAGTAATATGTATCGACGCGTATGTGTGcatctgtgtttttttttccgaagTATGCATCTGAGTTGAAACCAGAGCATATCGCATTATTGAGAACTGTTTCTCGATTATGTGTAGAAATTACTAGTCATGAGATGTTTAAAGGCGTGGAACTGGCAGATGTAGGAAGCAAATATTACATGTATCCATCACTTAATGATGTTTGTGCGTGCACCATGATGCCAAATTATTTGACTGGAGTCCTTAGAGAGACAAGCTGGTGAAGCATCAATGGGTTCTTCCTACTAGGCCAACCAATAATAAAGTACAGAGTCCCATGGATGACTGGGTTTGGTTCCTATTTAACTGCTTTGTCGGTACCAGAAATCTGCTATCTCGATTTTGATGAAAGCACCTTGCTAATTTTCCTGTCCAGCTGATGCTTGAGAAAGATCATATCATGGAAATTCCAGTCAAGCAACGGATGGAGCGGCAGGAAACAATAGTCAGAGAACACTCGGAGGAGTACAAGGCTGCTTTGAAGAGGGCAGTTACTTTGGCTGTTCCCCATGCTTATTCACCTTCTCAGTATGGCACTTTTGATGATCCGGAAGAAGGGCAAGATTCGTCCAAATCCGATGGTGGCTCATCTGCTGGCTCGtccaaaagggagaaaaagaatgaaagctGGGATGTAGTGATTGAGCGTCTCTTCGACAAAGACGAATCAGGTCACATGATCTTTAAGAAATCTCATCATCAAGAAGATTGATTGTGCGAATCGAAGGAAATTAACTTTCGAGTAAACGAGTCCTGTTCAATAGTTCCATTGATTTATTTGTACTTCATTTCCGCTAATGGTTGTAAGATATTGGTTTGGCTGAGCACTTATCAAGTTGCTGAGCTTCGGTAAGTAACTAGAAGACAGTGAGGGCcgaagaacagaaaaattactTGGTTAAGTTTTAGCGATCATGTACGAAACGGGATGAAGAGAATATAGAACAATAAATTAAGAGTGATGGTGCTTCGATCTCTGACCTTATTTGGAGTCAAAGAACATCGGGTCATTTTGATTCATCGTCCATGTATTTTATTCCTTGTTTTCTGGATAAGCTAAGAAAATCTCGATTCATTGTCCATCTTCTTCCAAGCTCCAGCTGATCTTTGAGGATTGCGAATAGTGAAGCAAGAGAAATTCAGCTGCAATTTCACGCTTTcgcaagaaaagagagaattattGCTGAGAGGCTATGCTTCAACTGGTCTTTGATTGCCTTACGAAGCATGCTTGCGGAAATTTTCAGCTGACAAAATCTAAGGAGAATTCACATTGAAAGTGCGGGCTAAGGAGAAAGTTCTCTTGGAAACATATAGCTATATATCAACGTGGGTACATGTATTTCAATCTTACTGTGCGCAACTTAAATTGCATGAAATGTGCACTATGTCtctaaataaaagagaaaagatttgATGACAGTTAGAAGGGTAAAAATGCTGGACAAAATGATGAAAAGCATCAAAAGAGAGTTCAAGTCTGAGCCCATCGAAATatctaatttgatcaatttttactCAAAAAGCTGAGTCAATCGGTTATAGGACAACTAAGGTATACTAACTGCTCTATACTGCATCAATTTCTTAACGTGagacttctttaacacaactcacatgtgtcTTTTAACATATAAGAACATGAATCGTGTGAATCAATAATCGAGTCTCTTAGCTCACATGTGCCttttcgttttaaaaaaaatggctaaTCTAATTGAGTAGATGGTTAGCCCTAAGCTATCAAAAGACTCGCTAAAGCCCCAAATCATAAAGTACTTAGTGGCATCTAAACCAGAGAGTACTCGGTACTAGTGTCACGATGTGCATATAAAGGATTACGCATGGGTAATATAAGCACCGAGAGAGAGTTCAAATTCAAATCCGTCAAAATATCTAGTTGGATCAATCTTCacttaaaaaatatcaatttcctAACATTAAACTTCTCTAGCACAACTCACGTGCACTTTCTAACAAATAAGAATTAGGAATCGTGTGGAGCAATAATACAGCCTCTTAACTTACATTCTTTTGGAATATGTTTTGAGACTAACGgtccatttgtttaaaaaaaaaaaaaaatctccgcaAGTTAGTTTTCTGGCTAGTACAATAAAACCCCACAAAAGATCTCGATCAAACTAGTGACAACtgttggacccaaaaaaaaaaaaagaaattagtgACAACTGCATCAAGAACAGGGACACTTGCCATCTCCTTTCAGCGGCCGCGATCAGAGCAAAAGGCGTCGACATTTTCAATCTCCGGTTCTCCCTCGGCTTCTCGGTCTCTCTCGCCCCTCGATCGCCAAATGGCCTCTCTTCCGTCGATTCTTCTCGTGGCTTTCGTACTGCCGCTGTCGAGCTGCTTCGCGGAGAGGTAAGAGCAACCTCAATCGTTTCCCGCAGCTCATACCTTCCGGTGTAAGTTCGATCCGGTGCAGAAATGCGTGTGCTGTCCTCCTTGATTCGGACATTTCTTTTTGGATGATCATTGTCGCCGTCACCTTTGGCACCTCATACTTAATAGTTTGATTTCCAGATGTTGAATCGGATTGCCTTTCGCGGGAAGagtgttcttgtttttttgccCGTAATGTTGTATTGCGGACATTACTCGAgcttttttagaaataattgttGACGAGGGGATTCTGATATGTGCTTCGAGATGATATTGCTTGAGATTTCGCCGTGTTACGAATTTTGCTGAGCAGGGAGGACAATATCAGTGAACGATCTTGTCTTCATTCATTTGGTTGCTCCAGATTCTCTTTCAACTGGAAAAAAATATCAATCTAAAGTCCACTTCCAAAAGCCTCCAGACAATCTTTTGCTTGGATtagttcaatttattttctgcggAGGTGATTCCCTCGTGAAATTGTTTCAAAATCTCTGTTGCTATTACTAATTAGGTCTAGGACATGAGCAATGAGTTGGGAATAGGGGATATTAGCCAATATCCTTTCTCTTTGTCCAATTCTGGACCCTGGACCTTTGTATCCATGATTATTTAGTGCCAttaatttcaaagaaattggTGTTTTATATGACTTCTCTTGGCTTGTCCTCAAGTTTCAGCAGCCGCAAGGAGCTCAGGGATAAGGAAGTTGACAGGGACATGGCCATCGCAATGGAGAACTCATTTATTTCCAACAGAGTTGACCCCTCACGAGTTGTCCAGCTCTCGTGGCGACCAAGGTCAGGTACTTCCATTAGTCTCGCTCTTGTTAGACAATAGCGCCTTATTTCATGAACATTCCATATTTGGAATCGTTGTTCATTCCATATGTTTTTCCTTGCGTAAGAAGGAAGAACATGTGTAGCATGTATCCAAACTGTACGGTTATAGGATATATTAATGTTTTATACAGATCAATTCTCAAGAGACAATAAATGATTCACAGTGCAAACTTTTCTTGATTTAAGCATTATATTGTAAGGGGCTAAAGTTTCCTTCCCTTGACAGGGTCTTTTTGTATAGGGGTTTTATGACAGATGAAGAGTGTGATCACCTTAAGTCGTTGGTATTTATGTTCCTTCCCCGTTGTTACTATTGATCAATATGCACGCATATGTAAAAACTTCTAAAATTGGTAGGTCCATGGCACAAATAAGAACATCAGGAGGGATGATGATTTGGAGGAAGTTGCTAGGCAAAGGCGTTCATTGAGATCTGAAATTCCATTAGATCTGACAGTGAGTTTTTCACTTTTATGCATCTTCACTTTGTGTAAATTCTGCAGCTAAAGTTTTTGATTTGCTACTGTAGCTTAGACCAGAGGTCTGGGTAATTAAGGTTTATGGCCACTCGTCATGTCATGTCACACTAGCTATGCTTCAAGTGCAGTCTTGCTTGACTTCTTTAGCTGCAACTTGCTGCATTGGCATTCCTCTTGTCAAGATCACCTATAGTGCACGATAGTTTAAAAACCTTGCTAATTTATTTGTAATTTACCATTTATTGCACCTGATAACTTGATGACACTAGAACTCTGAAGTCCTTAACTTTTTCCTTCAGAAGTATCAGATAGATGCCCTAATGCATTCCTTAGTATTTATCCATATATAAAGCTTCATAGCAGTGTTGGCTCAACATATTGGTTGaatggttcattgaattgattgcgtttgaaaatatttgtagTGTATAAAAGTTTCATAATCTTCCACATTTCTTAGGAATTCAGTTTAACTGAAAATAGTGTTGCTTTATAAAAGCAATTCATTATGGGGTAGTTAAGAAAAATCCTAGATCCTCAGtatcataatgtttttctgGTTGATCGTCTCCTCTAAACTCCAAAGGGGGAGTTTCTCTCTTGGCAGTATAAGGGTAGTGAAAACTTTTGGAAAGCTGTTCCAGATTCGAGTTATATTTACCAACAGTGTACCTTTGCTTCTCTTAGGATGACATTGTGACAAGGATCGAGGAAAGGATTTCAGCTTGGAGTTTTCTCCCCAAAGGTACTTACTTCATGTAGTCCCAATTTAAGTCCTTGAAGGACTGCCTTGCGTACACCATCTATACTAAGATAACTCCCGATGTTACAGAGATGGGCAGGCGCATACAGATAATGCATTTTGGGTCTGAAGAAGGTAAACTGAAGTATGATTATTACGGTAATGCTTCCGTGCCAACACAAGCCAAGAATTTGATGGCAACGGTTATTTTGTATCTGTCAAATGTCACTCAGGGTGGGGAGATACTTTTCCCTGAGTCAGAGGTGAGAAGAGCTTAGCCTCAATCCCTAATACTTCTGCAATTGTGGTGCGAACTCACTTTTTTCCCTCAAATTTGAGTATCTCAGCTGAATGGCAAGAGCTGGTCCGATTGTAGCAAGAGTGATGACATCTTGAGACCAACGAAAGGGGATGCTatcttgtttttctctctccatGTCGATGCATCTCCTGACACGAGAAGCTCCCACGCCAGGTGCCCCGTACTTGAGGGTGAAATGTGGTGTGCCACGAAGCTCTTTCACATACGACCCCTAGACAGTGAAAAGACATCTTTGGACTCCGACAGCAACGGCTGCACTGACGAGGATGAGAACTGTCCGAGATGGGCCGCCACTGGAGAATGCCAAAAGAATCCTGTATACATGATAGGCTCACCAGATTACTATGGGACATGTCGGAAGAGCTGCAATGCATGCTGATGGTGCCCTTACACAGCTTTGCCCCGAAAGCTTAGGTTTTGACTTTTGAGTCCTTCACTTGTTTACCTTACAAAATGTAAATGGTCAGGAAGAGTTTCAGTTTCTCATCGACTCCATCTGATGCTAAAGAGAGTTTCAGGTTCCCGTGTCGACATTGGTAGGGGTGCTTCAAGTCGGGATTTTTTTAGAACAGCAATCAGTTGCTAAGACGAGACAAAGCTAACCATGTTACAGAAAACCATACAAGGATTTGGTCTTAATGGAATCTGATCCCATCGTTGTAATTCTTCTTTTGTATGTGTGATCCACTTGATGTATGAAAACAGCTAAATAATCTGCTCATCCCAAAATCCCTGCGCATTAGATTCATGACCAACTACTGCTGGATCATAAGGCAGGCGATGGGTTTGAGAACAGAGGTTCTTACGTGCATCAAGAACACGACGTTGGACTAGGTAAGTAGAAGTTTCTCATCGTATTGACCGGACCGGATCGTCCATCGGTGAAAGAACGTTTAGTAGCTTCATCAAAAGTCGACTCTTTTCTGTGTATACTCACCGCAAATTGTATGATCACCACCTTTGACGGTTTATAGCCGGCAACCAGAGCAAACTCTATCCCCTTTCCCAGATTCAGCATCAGATCATAAACGACAGAACGAACCAAAAGGTCGAAACAAAGCGTTACCTATCAGCCATCATCCACAACCACAGTGAGCAAAACTTGAACAGCTTTTATTTCATAACCAATGAGCAACATCACAATCGCCTAATCGATTTCATCGAAGAAATATCGTCGAGCTGGGATCGTGGACGGTTTTTAAGCCCGGCAGCATCCTTCTTTCGATCCACAAGCTAGTCGCGAATTTGAGAGAACGGAAACGCATGGAGCGATTCGAAACCGAGAATCTTTGTGCACTTGATCGCTGACGCTCGCGAGGTCGAGTTATGGAGTAGATTCGACGGGGGAGACTGAGGCCGGCTTCTTCAGGGAACAAGAGGATTTGAAAGCTTCGATCTGCGATTGGCACTTCAGGTAGTCGCCTTTGTTCTCTTCCAAGCACTTCTTCAGAGCCTCCACGTCGCATGGCGACATCACCTTCTTCACGCCATTGTCCTCCGCCTTCTCGTCccctttcattctttctccaacttgaaaacacaaaaaatcctcGTTTTGGCTGCTACCAGAGAGCGAGCGAAGGGCCGAGCCTAGAGACCATCACACCTCAGTTCTCAGGCAATACCCGAAGACTCGAAACGCTGCGTTTTTAAGCGGTCCGTTGGTTCTAGCCGGAGTCCCATTCCCTTGATGGGTTTAACTCAAAACCATATCGCCaaaattgtgatttttctttcaatcCGAATGTGGGACCCGAGGAAGGGCATATTTTGGGCAACAAGAAGAAAACTAAGTAAATTGTCTGAAGGAAATCGCTCCCTATGTTTGGTGATTTTAGTTAACGACATGGGGTTCAAATTGCTttcatagaattttttttttttccgtttgtcTATGTTAAAAAGACATTGTCAATCGAATAGATCACtatatattttctttgcttCGGACATTAACAAACGGGTATTGGGATTACGAGTTTTGACCCATCTAAATGCTCTAGGACTCCATAGTAAGAGCTCGATTTCCAACACCGTTTTGTGAGATATATCAACAGAAGAAGTACGTTATTCTCGGGAAATAAACTGTCATCCACAAATTTCGTGCTTTGAACATAAAGAAACCAAGAAACATTTCAAGTGGAAAGTTGGGGCAGGAATTTGTACCACGAAAGCTTTCTACATGAATCACATAAAAAAACAGTGTCGTGTGCTATCCGTACTGTTGGTTAGTTGTAgcgctataaaaaaaaaaaaaattctaggtaCAGGGGAGAAACgcaaagaaacagaaaacaagTGTAACAATCGCGCCGTGGAACCTTTCGTGGTAGGTGCAGTTCCTGGTAGAGATTGTGATCTGGCTCAACAGGAAACAGCTGTTGGTTAAGCGCTAGAATGAAGCAAGGCTTGCATTTCCGGGAGCATCCTCCTTACGTTAGGGAATCTAGCATTTGCGGTGTTGAAAGGGTTCTTCAAGATTCGCCACGGCCAACATATATGTCTAACTCTTTGGCGGCTCTTCTTTTCCCTGCCATCCACCTCTTCTAGCTGTCTCGTTAGCTCTTCTATTCGCTCCCGAAGCCCCGCCGCCCTGCTATCAGCCAGCTGAAGCGACCTTTCTGCTGCCTCCTGCGCGGCCATTGCAGCGGCTGCAAGGTCCTCTTTCAGTTTTAGCTTCCCATTGGACATGTCCAAAGCTGCCTTGGTCTTCTCCAGTTCTTGCTTCAGAATGATGACCTAACCAGTGTTATTTTGACCAACATGGACTGGTGAATACTTCAACCAATTACCAACATCGACTCCAAATGAAAAACCAGTGTTATCTTGACCACTGTGGATCTAAATCTCTATACAACTGAAAAATGATGGAAGACAATTTTTGAACAAGAGCACTGAAACAGTGAAAGAACACGGCTTTGCATCAGGGAGGCTGAAGTCTAGAATGCAATCTGGTTATGATGGTCTATGAGTTGGCATGCTGCAAGAATAATGCTAATACATAACTTATAACTGAAAAAACCTAGTAAACAAGGGAGATGGATGACATTACTGATCACAATTCACAATCACTTAAACTACGTTTTCTTGTTTAGAAGTCATTATGCCATCATTTTTTCCCTCATGGACAAACTTACTGAATAAACAGACAGTAATGCATAATTGATCAGCCACTGCATCTATGCTATAGAAGTTCAGAGCCTTACACACAAGATAAAATCATTTGAGATCAATCCAAACAAACCGGCAAATATAAATATAGGAATGAGTTAATTACTTCGATGGGGTGATGAATAAGAAGACAGCAATATTCTTCCTAGTGGGGCTGTGCAAATTATCTTGGTCAATGCAAAATTTTCGAATAAaagcatttgaaaaataaaaggaaagaagaaaaacagaacAGCTTAAGAGGAAACCTAAACAGAAACTGCCCGTTTAAGCTAGAAAAATACACTTCTGAGAGAGAGCTGTTACCACTTCATCACGTTCTTCAATTTCACTCTTCCCTGCTACCACTTCCAACTCACAAGCTTCCCTCCATCTGGCAACCTCTTCTTCAGTTTCCTTAATTTCGTTCAATAACTCCTCAACCTTTCCACAATGAAGAAGCAAATTAAGTCAGCAAAAAACTATCATGTCGCAGATGCTTACAGAGCACCCGTATAATCACTTGAATGAGCCACATCATTACATTTTGAGCTAatagtctctctctttcttccaaTTCTTTTATGTACAGTGTGTTTTCGGCGATTTCCTGAGCTTGTTTGTTTGTAAGGCTCTGTAGACGCTCGGTATCTGACCTGATAGCGGAACAACAGTAATCACTCAAAAGTCACGCATTTAATCATAGAAAGGGGCTATTTCAACATATGAGCTAGCTGTTCTGAGCGTCATATTAATTTAGCGCTGCTTTTCAAAAGCTGGTCTCCTTGCAACGCTGTGTGAAAACATCTATGAAACCGGAGGAAAAAGGGAACTCAATACAGGAAATTTGATCAACAATCATCCACTGGATAAGAGACTTCCACGTGAGCACTTTGCATGCAAGAGTGCAAGAAGGTTTGCAAAAGATAACTTATTCAAGCTATTATTACAAGTAAAGCCTAGGTACTCACTTGTTACAGATTTCAAATGTGCTCAAAACTTAAAGCTTGGAGACACATCGTAGTTCTCCAAAGGATGAATGTATTCGTGTAGCCCAGAAAAAGGTTTGAGATAAGAAAACGGTTTGTGAACTTTTACATTTCTTATACAATGCTCACGCCGATCTTTTGGGTTATATCTTTCCTATACTTTGAAAAACGGCTTTACTCGACAAAGGCAAACACCCTTAGCATGACTGGAATCTCTTAACaggttaaaaaaatcaaaattagtcCTTGCAAGTTCCTATCCCACCTGGAAGAGAGagcaaataaaaaggaaaggaatggAGAAACCAAATGGGGAATGTGCCATCCATCCTCTTGTACCTTGAATCCTCTAAGGATTTCCTCAACTGAGTGATTTCTTGCCTCAAATTCTTCATTATTCTCTCTACAGTTGAAGCCTGgtcaaaagaaacaaattagACAAGGGTATTCCCATAAAGACTCTCTATTGGCTTCTGTACAGACCAATCATTCACAATATACTCTCGCCAGTGTAGTTTTTCTTAAATGTCAAAACAGAAGCCAGTAATTCACCAAATTGAAATTAGCAAAGTAATTAcggacaggaaaaaaaaaaatgaaaggacaacAATGAATAATGTATGTTATACGCCAATTTTTAGAAGCATCATAATGTTGGCCAAAAGCAGCCCCACATGCCAAAAACAGAGATGAATAGGCAGATAGAGACACATATAAGTGCACCTTGCGCACACGAAGCGATGCCTCTTCCATTTGAAACTTAAATGGAGATCATCCTTTTCTATCTTTCTAGCTTATAACTTTGTTATGGCAGAAGGATGCAGTGTGTCGGAACTCGTGACAACAGAAAAGATTGGCGCTGCACCTCCTAGAAGAATGTTTCTCAAGTTTCTCTTCAGCAAAGCATGTTATCATTTATGTATTTCTGGAGACAGGTCTCATATGCACTATGAGAATGGATTTTCCCTGGAAACAATCGCAAAACAGAATCGGCAAGTTTCAATGTGGCATTGTGTATTGTCATCTTTGCCGACCTTGTGCTTGCCCTCTCAATAATTGAATTTGTTGTATTGAGAGTAATACTAAATGATTTGAACTTGTGCACCACTGAATTCGGATTGACAAGAGTGTAGCATTAATTGCCACAACAAAGAACGGGACTCTAAATGCAGTTCAAAGAACATTGACCTAGTGCATGTTCAGAAATGGATTGAACTAGACAAGAACTAAACATACCAGACTAACAACTTCCTCCTCGCAGTCGCTACCATCTGACTTACTCCCAGTACTGGATGCGCCTGAGCTCTCCATTGGCTGCTCGGCATTCCCACTTCCCATCATAAACCCGAACCCGACTCTCTGTAACCCTCGCTCAGCGAATTGCAGCAGTGGCACCCTCTTCTGTTCATTACCCCCTCTCAATTTATTCAAAGTCTTCTCCACAGACTCCTTCTCGACAAGAGCAATCCTCAACAGGCTACTGATATCGCGGTTTTCCTCCGTCAAACTCACCACGCTGTTCTCCAAttgctttctctcctttttctttaagtCCTTATAATCATTGACTTTTGATTCCATCGTATCAACAAGCCTTGTAACCTCCAATATTTCTTCCCACACCGATCTCAATTCTCGGTCTAGTTCTTCTCCTGTATCTAGGCTTTCATCTTCTTCTATCTGGGCGACCTTCTCATCATCCAGACTATCTATTAACCTTGCCAAGCTCTCCTTCACCGCCTTTGTCGAATCTGCGATTCTGAGCAGAAACTCCTTTTGCTGCTCCCTCTCCGTCTCCAAACCGTGAAACTTCTCTCTGTACACTTCAATCTCGATCCGAAgcccttctctctccctcaacTCCTCTTCAAACTTCGCCACAGAATCCTCTTCTCTCTCCACGGCCAAATCCTCCAGCTCCTTGATCCTCCCGCGGAGCGAGTCCCTCTCGCTCGACAAGCCATCGACGGTTTCGTTCAAGCTTGCGACTCGGCTGATCGCCTCGTCTCGTTGCCGCTGGACGAGAATCAAGTCCTCCTCCATGGCCGCCGACTTCGATAGGAGTTGCTGTAGCGATTCGCGGGCGTATTCGAGCTCGGAGAGGAGGTCATGatcggaggcggcggcggtggcggcggcgagagTGGGGGTTGGAGGATCAGGGCCGTCGGTTTGGAGATCGGGCGGTGATTCCGTGGCGGTCCCCATGGTCCATAGAGTGTTGAGCGATGAGGGAGTTTCATGAACAAGGGAAAAGCACGGGAAAACGTTTCGAGAAAGGAGTGAGAAAATGTGCGGAAGAGATCCCTCGAAACTAACAGTCAAAGCAATGGAGGGAAAAGGAGAGTGGGAAGGTCGGTAGGTCGGGATTTGGCGGGCGTCATCGATTTTGATCTGTTTGGTTGCAGAGAAAGTCCAAGAAAATGTCCGCAACGGGGACACGTTTATAATGGATTAGGGGTGAATCGGGTCAGTGTTTGGGCAGGAGAATATAGTTTATTCAAACAAATCAAAGTTAAAGAAACCAAAAGAGAGGGGCCGCGTTTGGTTCGCTTTTGGGAAAatcttttgggaaaatgcaacagaatttaagtttttgaatagAAGAACGTGTTtagtaatcgcacaaaatttttatttctaaaatagaaacaaaACAGAATTACGTTTAGTGCGccctaaaaatttatattcctatttttttcatttaattataagAATATCAATGGAGACTTAACAACTCGTGATTGGATAAAAGTGGATTTTTCGTAAGGACTTAACTAATTAAGATATTCTAATATAGCCTCGGAAAATCTAACGTAGTAGTTAGTAAGGGTGTCAAAAACACCGGGCCGGATCAGGTAGGGCTAGTTAATGAGTAAATGTTTTCGAGTAGCTTGGTAGTTCGGGCCGGTTTGAGTCAAgttttgggcctttttttttcatactttcattttcttcacttCTCACATGTATTCCAAAGAATCCAAAAAAAGCACTATAATtaatcaaaagataatatttaGAGATTCAGCTCAAAAGTTGATAATATATAACTCCACCCTCCTCGTCGACTCCCGTCACACCCaccttcaataaataaaaaataggactTAATAGAACTCGAGTGTAACATAATTCATATACGTAGATACAAATCATTCGAATACGAATGTAAATGTTCTTTTGTTATtgtcaattttttcatattgcatgcaatttttttggtgtgtCTTCTGCAAAAAGTATCCGAGGGTGctgaaagaaaaatcttaacataaaaattaagaagaaatcaaaccgattattttcattttatcttgACATTATTTTGATGACAAGTATACTAAGGGAGCCAGCATTAATGGTctcttgaaagaaagaaaaaactgacCCGAACCCAACCATGCAACTTAGATATATGCGATTCGGGTACCGAGATAGGTCGGGTTATGCTGACCTTATTTCtctaaaatgacattgtttatctttttattttcgggaacaaaaaagtagaatttttttagttcttatttatgttccaaatctattcccTGTCCATCGAACTGTTCCGGGGAATAAAAAAATGCACCAATGTACACAAAaagatttctgttcttttcctatttcgaggaataaaagaacagaaaaaaaaaacaaaaatgttacCAAGTAGACCCTAAGGTTCAGTTTGTCTagtgacaaaaataaataatttgaaaaatatttctcaacaAATAAACGCTTGTACCACTTGAAATAATCAGTCAATAAtaagtattttcattattgacagtGATTTATGTTTAACCCTTTTCAtggatgattaaaaaaatttcgttcatttatttttgtaagttatTCGTGGATAATGTTTTTCAAACCATTCGTTATCTACATAACAAACACATCCTAAATgttgacaaaaatgtaaaagaaatgta is a genomic window containing:
- the LOC115742676 gene encoding probable prolyl 4-hydroxylase 12 isoform X3, coding for MASLPSILLVAFVLPLSSCFAESRKELRDKEVDRDMAIAMENSFISNRVDPSRVVQLSWRPRVFLYRGFMTDEECDHLKSLVHGTNKNIRRDDDLEEVARQRRSLRSEIPLDLTDDIVTRIEERISAWSFLPKEMGRRIQIMHFGSEEGKLKYDYYGNASVPTQAKNLMATVILYLSNVTQGGEILFPESELNGKSWSDCSKSDDILRPTKGDAILFFSLHVDASPDTRSSHARCPVLEGEMWCATKLFHIRPLDSEKTSLDSDSNGCTDEDENCPRWAATGECQKNPVYMIGSPDYYGTCRKSCNAC
- the LOC115742676 gene encoding probable prolyl 4-hydroxylase 12 isoform X1, which translates into the protein MASLPSILLVAFVLPLSSCFAESFSSRKELRDKEVDRDMAIAMENSFISNRVDPSRVVQLSWRPRVFLYRGFMTDEECDHLKSLVHGTNKNIRRDDDLEEVARQRRSLRSEIPLDLTDDIVTRIEERISAWSFLPKEMGRRIQIMHFGSEEGKLKYDYYGNASVPTQAKNLMATVILYLSNVTQGGEILFPESELNGKSWSDCSKSDDILRPTKGDAILFFSLHVDASPDTRSSHARCPVLEGEMWCATKLFHIRPLDSEKTSLDSDSNGCTDEDENCPRWAATGECQKNPVYMIGSPDYYGTCRKSCNAC
- the LOC115742676 gene encoding probable prolyl 4-hydroxylase 12 isoform X2, yielding MASLPSILLVAFVLPLSSCFAESSRKELRDKEVDRDMAIAMENSFISNRVDPSRVVQLSWRPRVFLYRGFMTDEECDHLKSLVHGTNKNIRRDDDLEEVARQRRSLRSEIPLDLTDDIVTRIEERISAWSFLPKEMGRRIQIMHFGSEEGKLKYDYYGNASVPTQAKNLMATVILYLSNVTQGGEILFPESELNGKSWSDCSKSDDILRPTKGDAILFFSLHVDASPDTRSSHARCPVLEGEMWCATKLFHIRPLDSEKTSLDSDSNGCTDEDENCPRWAATGECQKNPVYMIGSPDYYGTCRKSCNAC
- the LOC115742676 gene encoding probable prolyl 4-hydroxylase 12 isoform X5 produces the protein MAIAMENSFISNRVDPSRVVQLSWRPRVFLYRGFMTDEECDHLKSLVHGTNKNIRRDDDLEEVARQRRSLRSEIPLDLTDDIVTRIEERISAWSFLPKEMGRRIQIMHFGSEEGKLKYDYYGNASVPTQAKNLMATVILYLSNVTQGGEILFPESELNGKSWSDCSKSDDILRPTKGDAILFFSLHVDASPDTRSSHARCPVLEGEMWCATKLFHIRPLDSEKTSLDSDSNGCTDEDENCPRWAATGECQKNPVYMIGSPDYYGTCRKSCNAC
- the LOC115742676 gene encoding probable prolyl 4-hydroxylase 12 isoform X4, which produces MASLPSILLVAFVLPLSSCFAESFSSRKELRDKEVDRDMAIAMENSFISNRVDPSRVVQLSWRPRVFLYRGFMTDEECDHLKSLVHGTNKNIRRDDDLEEVARQRRSLRSEIPLDLTDDIVTRIEERISAWSFLPKEMGRRIQIMHFGSEEVILYLSNVTQGGEILFPESELNGKSWSDCSKSDDILRPTKGDAILFFSLHVDASPDTRSSHARCPVLEGEMWCATKLFHIRPLDSEKTSLDSDSNGCTDEDENCPRWAATGECQKNPVYMIGSPDYYGTCRKSCNAC